In one Haemophilus parainfluenzae genomic region, the following are encoded:
- a CDS encoding YecA family protein: MTISQTELNQQLKSAGIGINATELHGFLSGLICGGLKDQSWLPLLYQFSNDNHAYPTALIQPITEIYEQIGKTLGDVEGFDFELGLTEDESVFARADSLSDWANQFLLGLGLVQTELGKEKGEIGEAVDDLQDICQLGYEEDDDEEELAEALEEIIEYVRTIAMLFYTHFNDDAQEIKPILH, encoded by the coding sequence ATGACAATTTCCCAAACTGAACTTAATCAACAACTCAAATCTGCCGGTATTGGTATTAATGCAACTGAATTACATGGCTTTTTGAGCGGCTTAATTTGTGGTGGACTGAAAGATCAAAGCTGGTTACCGCTTTTATATCAATTCAGTAACGATAACCACGCCTATCCAACCGCATTAATTCAGCCGATTACCGAAATCTATGAACAGATTGGTAAAACCTTAGGGGATGTAGAAGGATTTGATTTTGAATTAGGCTTAACCGAAGATGAGAGCGTGTTTGCACGTGCAGACAGTCTATCAGACTGGGCAAACCAATTTTTACTGGGTTTAGGGCTTGTTCAGACTGAATTGGGTAAAGAAAAAGGCGAAATTGGCGAAGCGGTAGATGATTTACAAGATATTTGTCAGCTTGGTTATGAAGAAGATGATGATGAAGAAGAGCTTGCCGAAGCCTTAGAAGAAATTATTGAATATGTTCGCACCATTGCCATGCTGTTTTACACCCATTTCAACGATGATGCACAAGAAATAAAACCGATATTACATTAA
- the pepP gene encoding Xaa-Pro aminopeptidase, translating to MDLAYMAALPQEEFTERRQKVFAQMQPNSALLLFSEIEKRRNNDCDFPFRQDSYFWYLTGFNEPNAALLLIKTEDAEKAMIFLRPRDPLLETWNGRRLGVERAPQKLNVDEAYSIDDFKTEFPKLTEKLTALYHVADRHPWGDKLLAESAVKFYAVFDWQPMLSEMRLIKSPNEIRLMQQAGQITAFGHIKAMQVTRPNRFEYEIESEILHEFNRHGARFPSYNSIIAGGDNACILHYTENDQPLKDGDLVLIDAGCEFAMYAGDITRTFPVNGKFTQPQREIYELVLKAQKRAIELLVPGNSIKLANDEVIRIKTQGLVDLGILKGDVDKLIEEKAYRQFYMHGLGHWLGLDVHDVGRYDDERSRTLEVGMIITVEPGIYISEEADVPAQYKGIGVRIEDNLLMTEYGNKNLTAAAPKEIDDIENLMKN from the coding sequence ATGGATCTCGCATACATGGCGGCATTACCGCAAGAAGAATTTACAGAACGTCGTCAAAAAGTATTCGCACAAATGCAGCCAAATTCTGCTTTATTGCTATTTTCCGAAATTGAGAAACGTCGTAATAACGACTGCGATTTTCCTTTCCGTCAAGACAGTTACTTTTGGTATTTAACGGGATTTAATGAGCCAAATGCAGCGTTGTTATTGATTAAAACGGAAGATGCAGAAAAGGCAATGATATTTCTTCGTCCGCGAGATCCTTTGCTTGAAACCTGGAATGGTCGCCGATTAGGCGTTGAGCGCGCACCGCAAAAACTCAATGTCGATGAAGCCTATTCTATCGATGATTTTAAAACAGAATTTCCAAAATTAACGGAAAAATTGACCGCACTTTATCATGTGGCCGATCGTCATCCTTGGGGTGATAAATTATTAGCCGAAAGTGCGGTGAAATTTTATGCTGTTTTTGATTGGCAGCCGATGTTAAGTGAAATGCGCTTAATTAAATCTCCAAACGAAATTCGCTTAATGCAACAAGCGGGACAGATTACGGCATTTGGGCATATTAAGGCGATGCAAGTGACTCGCCCAAATCGTTTTGAATATGAAATAGAAAGCGAAATTCTGCATGAATTTAATCGTCATGGAGCAAGATTCCCGTCTTACAATTCCATTATTGCCGGGGGCGATAATGCCTGTATCTTGCACTACACTGAAAATGATCAACCTTTGAAAGATGGCGATCTTGTGTTAATTGATGCTGGTTGTGAATTTGCTATGTATGCAGGTGATATCACACGTACATTCCCGGTGAACGGTAAATTTACTCAGCCACAACGTGAGATTTATGAATTAGTTTTAAAAGCACAAAAACGTGCGATTGAGCTATTAGTGCCTGGTAATTCAATTAAACTGGCAAATGATGAAGTGATCCGTATTAAAACTCAAGGCTTGGTGGATTTAGGCATTCTGAAAGGGGATGTCGATAAGCTGATTGAAGAAAAAGCTTATCGTCAATTTTATATGCATGGTTTAGGCCATTGGCTTGGCTTGGATGTGCACGATGTTGGCCGTTATGATGATGAACGTAGCCGTACACTTGAAGTAGGGATGATCATCACAGTTGAGCCAGGTATTTATATTTCAGAAGAGGCGGATGTGCCTGCTCAATATAAAGGCATTGGCGTGCGTATCGAGGATAACTTGCTCATGACAGAATATGGCAATAAAAATCTGACCGCGGCGGCACCAAAAGAAATCGATGACATTGAAAATTTAATGAAAAATTGA
- the uspA gene encoding universal stress protein UspA has protein sequence MYKHVLVAVDLSDESEFLLKKAVGIAKRNDAQLSIIHVDVNFSDLYTGLIDVNMSSMQDRISSETQKALINLAEHAGYPIKEKLSGSGDLGQVLTDAIDQYDVDLLVTGHHQDFWSKLMSSTRQVMNTIKIDMLVVPLRDE, from the coding sequence ATGTACAAACACGTTTTAGTTGCGGTAGATCTTTCTGATGAAAGTGAATTTCTACTCAAAAAAGCTGTGGGAATTGCAAAACGTAATGATGCGCAACTTTCCATCATCCATGTAGATGTAAACTTCTCGGATCTCTATACTGGTTTAATTGATGTCAATATGTCATCTATGCAAGATAGAATCTCGAGCGAAACCCAAAAAGCGCTAATTAATTTAGCGGAACATGCGGGTTATCCAATAAAAGAAAAATTGAGCGGTAGCGGTGATTTAGGTCAAGTTTTGACAGACGCTATTGATCAGTATGATGTAGATCTATTAGTGACAGGTCATCACCAAGATTTCTGGAGTAAATTAATGTCTTCAACACGTCAAGTGATGAATACGATTAAAATTGATATGTTGGTTGTGCCACTTCGCGACGAATAG
- the alaS gene encoding alanine--tRNA ligase, which produces MKTTAEIRQSFLDFFHSKGHQVVASSSLVPENDPTLLFTNAGMNQFKDVFLGMDKRPYTRATTAQRCVRAGGKHNDLENVGYTARHHTFFEMLGNFSFGDYFKHDAINFAWEFLTSPQWLGLPKEKLWVTVYETDNEAYDIWHKEVGVPAERIIRIGDNKGAPYASDNFWAMGDTGPCGPCTEIFYDHGEHIWGGPPGSPEEDGDRYIEIWNVVFMQFNRQADGTMEKLPRPSVDTGMGLERISAVLQHVNSNYEIDIFQKLIAKTAEIVGTTDLTNKSLRVIADHIRSCAYLIADGVIPSNEGRGYVLRRIIRRAVRHGHLLGAKEAFFYKLVPTLIEVMAEAGKEVKEKQANVEKLLRLEEEQFARTLERGLSLLDDALAQVKDGVLSGEVAFKLYDTYGFPLDLTADVCRERDIAIDEAGFEREMEAQRLRAQSASQFGMDYNNVIRVEGETKFEGYTESESLAKVTALFHDGKSVESITAGQSAVVILENTPFYAESGGQIGDSGYLTSQGIQFNVKDTQKYGQVFGHIGELEQGTLKVGQTVNAVVDAARRHQTSLNHSATHLLHAALRQVLGHHVVQKGSLVSDTALRFDFAHPEAITKAQLNEIETLVNQKVRENFVVQTDIMDIEAAKAKGAMALFGEKYADVVRVLTMGDFSVELCGGIHAKRTGDIGLFKIVAETAVAAGVRRIEAVTGENAINWLHNQQRILTQSADLFKSDVNTLVEKIQQLQDKAKKAEKELQGLKEKAAMQAGSDLVKSAVKINDVSVIVHQLDGIETKSLRVMVDDLKNQLGSGVIVFASILDDKVNLVVGVTSDLTTKVKAGELVNLMAQQVGGKGGGRPDMAMAGGSQPENVNLALTVAQNWLSNNL; this is translated from the coding sequence ATGAAAACAACAGCAGAAATTAGACAGTCATTCCTTGATTTTTTCCATAGCAAGGGGCATCAGGTCGTCGCAAGTAGTTCGCTTGTGCCTGAAAATGATCCGACATTGCTTTTCACTAATGCCGGTATGAACCAATTTAAAGACGTGTTCCTTGGTATGGACAAACGTCCTTACACACGTGCGACAACAGCACAACGTTGTGTACGCGCAGGTGGTAAGCATAATGACTTAGAAAACGTCGGTTATACGGCGCGTCACCATACTTTCTTTGAAATGCTAGGCAACTTCAGCTTTGGCGACTATTTCAAACATGATGCGATTAATTTTGCGTGGGAGTTCTTAACCTCTCCACAATGGCTCGGGTTACCAAAAGAAAAATTATGGGTAACCGTGTATGAAACTGATAATGAAGCTTATGATATTTGGCATAAAGAAGTTGGTGTGCCAGCAGAGCGTATTATTCGTATCGGTGATAACAAAGGTGCGCCTTATGCATCAGATAACTTCTGGGCAATGGGTGATACCGGTCCTTGTGGCCCATGTACCGAAATTTTCTACGATCACGGTGAGCACATTTGGGGGGGACCTCCAGGTTCACCTGAAGAAGATGGTGACCGTTATATCGAAATTTGGAACGTGGTATTCATGCAATTTAACCGTCAAGCAGACGGCACAATGGAAAAATTACCACGTCCATCTGTTGATACTGGGATGGGGTTAGAGCGTATTTCTGCTGTATTACAGCACGTAAACTCTAACTATGAGATCGATATTTTCCAAAAATTAATTGCGAAAACAGCTGAAATCGTCGGAACAACAGATTTAACCAATAAATCATTACGCGTAATTGCAGACCACATTCGTTCTTGTGCCTATTTAATTGCAGATGGCGTAATTCCATCAAACGAAGGTCGCGGTTATGTATTACGTCGTATTATCCGTCGAGCGGTACGTCATGGTCACTTGTTAGGTGCTAAAGAAGCATTCTTCTACAAACTTGTGCCAACCTTAATTGAAGTCATGGCGGAAGCCGGCAAAGAAGTTAAGGAAAAACAAGCGAATGTCGAAAAATTACTTCGTTTAGAAGAAGAACAATTTGCTCGTACATTAGAGCGCGGATTAAGCTTATTAGATGATGCGCTAGCTCAAGTGAAAGATGGTGTGTTATCAGGTGAAGTAGCCTTTAAACTTTATGATACTTATGGCTTCCCACTTGATTTAACAGCGGATGTATGTCGCGAGCGTGATATTGCAATTGATGAAGCAGGTTTTGAGCGTGAAATGGAAGCACAACGCTTACGCGCACAATCTGCAAGCCAATTCGGCATGGATTACAACAATGTTATTCGTGTAGAAGGCGAAACAAAATTTGAAGGTTATACTGAATCAGAATCTTTAGCCAAAGTGACCGCACTTTTCCATGATGGCAAATCAGTAGAGAGTATTACTGCCGGCCAAAGTGCCGTGGTGATTTTAGAAAATACTCCATTCTATGCGGAATCAGGTGGTCAAATTGGTGACAGTGGTTATTTAACCTCTCAAGGTATTCAGTTTAATGTAAAAGATACTCAAAAATATGGTCAAGTATTTGGTCATATTGGTGAGTTAGAGCAAGGTACTTTAAAAGTCGGACAAACAGTCAATGCGGTTGTAGATGCAGCAAGACGTCATCAAACGTCACTTAACCATTCAGCTACACACTTATTACATGCCGCATTGCGTCAAGTTTTAGGTCACCATGTAGTGCAAAAAGGATCGTTAGTATCTGATACCGCATTACGTTTTGACTTTGCTCATCCGGAAGCGATTACCAAAGCACAGCTTAATGAAATTGAAACGTTGGTGAACCAAAAAGTGCGTGAGAATTTTGTAGTTCAAACGGACATAATGGATATCGAAGCGGCAAAAGCGAAAGGTGCAATGGCGTTATTCGGTGAAAAATATGCTGATGTGGTACGCGTTTTAACAATGGGAGATTTCTCCGTTGAACTTTGTGGTGGCATTCATGCTAAACGTACCGGTGATATCGGTTTATTTAAAATTGTGGCGGAAACTGCAGTTGCAGCAGGTGTTCGTCGTATTGAAGCGGTAACGGGTGAAAATGCAATTAATTGGTTACATAACCAACAACGTATTCTCACTCAAAGTGCAGATTTGTTTAAATCTGACGTTAATACCCTTGTTGAGAAAATTCAGCAACTTCAAGATAAAGCGAAGAAAGCAGAAAAAGAATTACAAGGATTAAAAGAAAAAGCCGCAATGCAAGCGGGTTCCGATTTAGTGAAAAGTGCGGTTAAAATTAATGATGTTTCTGTAATCGTACATCAACTAGACGGAATTGAAACTAAATCGTTACGTGTGATGGTTGATGATTTAAAAAATCAACTTGGTTCAGGCGTAATTGTATTTGCATCTATTTTAGATGATAAAGTCAACCTCGTCGTTGGCGTAACAAGCGATTTAACTACTAAAGTGAAGGCTGGTGAGCTAGTGAATTTAATGGCTCAGCAAGTTGGTGGGAAAGGCGGTGGTCGCCCTGATATGGCAATGGCAGGAGGCTCCCAACCAGAAAATGTGAATCTAGCATTAACTGTCGCACAAAACTGGTTAAGCAATAATCTGTAG
- the csrA gene encoding carbon storage regulator CsrA, with translation MLILTRKVGESVLIGDDISISVLSVRGNQVKLGVQAPKEVSVHREEIYQRILQSKDEHIDGAS, from the coding sequence ATGTTAATCTTAACTCGAAAAGTTGGCGAAAGTGTTCTCATTGGAGACGATATTTCTATCTCGGTTTTGAGTGTACGTGGAAACCAAGTCAAACTCGGTGTGCAAGCGCCTAAAGAAGTATCCGTTCACCGAGAGGAAATTTACCAACGAATTCTGCAGTCAAAAGATGAACATATAGATGGGGCATCTTAG
- the galU gene encoding UTP--glucose-1-phosphate uridylyltransferase GalU: protein MKAIIPVAGLGTRMLPATKAIPKEMLTLVDKPLIQYVVNECVAAGIKEIVLVTHSSKNAIENHFDTSFELETMLEKRVKRQLLEEVRSICPKDVTIMHVRQGNAKGLGHAVLCGRSVVGNEPFAVVLPDVLLADFTANQKKENLSAMIKRFKETQASQIMVAPVAADEVSSYGIADCGGVELKGGDSVKINSIVEKPSVEEAPSNLAVVGRYVFSAEIWDLLERTPVGVGDEIQLTDAIDMLIEKETVEAFHMTGRSFDCGDKIGYMEAFVEYGLRHDKLGKEFKAFLKDLAKTL from the coding sequence ATGAAAGCAATTATTCCCGTAGCCGGTCTAGGCACCCGTATGTTGCCAGCAACAAAAGCGATTCCAAAAGAAATGTTGACACTTGTGGATAAACCACTGATTCAATATGTTGTGAATGAATGTGTCGCAGCTGGTATCAAAGAAATCGTGTTAGTCACACATTCTTCTAAAAATGCGATTGAAAACCACTTTGATACGTCTTTTGAGTTGGAAACCATGCTTGAGAAACGTGTTAAACGTCAACTTTTAGAAGAGGTTCGTTCTATTTGTCCTAAAGATGTAACCATCATGCACGTTCGTCAAGGCAATGCGAAAGGTTTAGGTCATGCTGTGCTATGTGGTCGTTCTGTCGTTGGAAACGAGCCGTTTGCAGTGGTGTTACCTGATGTGCTTTTAGCAGATTTTACGGCAAATCAAAAGAAAGAAAATCTTTCAGCAATGATTAAACGTTTTAAAGAAACACAAGCAAGCCAAATTATGGTAGCGCCTGTTGCCGCGGATGAAGTGAGTAGCTATGGTATCGCGGATTGTGGTGGCGTAGAGTTAAAAGGCGGTGATAGTGTTAAAATTAACAGCATTGTTGAAAAACCATCTGTGGAAGAGGCACCATCAAATCTTGCTGTTGTTGGCCGTTATGTGTTCTCTGCTGAAATTTGGGATTTATTAGAAAGAACACCTGTTGGCGTGGGCGATGAAATCCAATTAACGGATGCAATCGATATGCTTATTGAGAAAGAGACTGTTGAAGCATTCCATATGACAGGCAGAAGCTTTGACTGTGGTGACAAGATTGGCTATATGGAAGCTTTTGTAGAATATGGTCTTCGTCATGATAAATTAGGTAAAGAGTTTAAAGCTTTCCTAAAAGATCTTGCAAAAACCTTATAA
- the aqpZ gene encoding aquaporin Z, with product MSKKLFAEFFGTFWLVFGGCGSAIFAASVNLGIGYVGVAFAFGLTVLTMAYAVGHISGGHFNPAVTLGLVAGGRFSAKDALPYIVSQVVGGLVAGAALYLIASGKAGFDVTSGFASNGYGEHSPEGYSLEAVFVAEVLLTAFFLLIIMGSTHKNAAAGFAPIAIGLGLTLIHLISIPVSNTSVNPARSTAVAVFQGSWAIDQLWLFWVAPIIGGILGGIIYRTLLAKNN from the coding sequence ATGTCAAAAAAACTTTTTGCTGAATTCTTCGGCACATTTTGGTTAGTGTTTGGTGGTTGTGGTAGTGCAATCTTTGCCGCTTCTGTCAACCTAGGTATTGGTTATGTGGGCGTTGCATTTGCGTTTGGTTTAACCGTATTAACCATGGCTTATGCTGTAGGTCACATTTCTGGTGGTCACTTTAACCCAGCTGTAACACTTGGTTTAGTGGCAGGCGGTCGTTTCTCTGCGAAAGATGCTCTTCCATACATCGTTTCTCAAGTGGTTGGTGGCTTAGTAGCGGGTGCTGCACTTTATCTTATCGCATCAGGTAAAGCGGGCTTTGACGTGACTTCCGGTTTCGCATCTAATGGCTACGGCGAACACTCTCCTGAAGGTTATTCTTTAGAAGCGGTATTCGTAGCAGAAGTATTATTGACTGCATTCTTCTTATTAATCATCATGGGTTCAACGCATAAAAATGCAGCTGCAGGTTTTGCGCCAATTGCAATTGGTTTAGGCTTAACGTTAATCCACTTAATCAGCATTCCTGTATCAAATACCTCTGTAAACCCGGCTCGTAGTACTGCAGTTGCGGTATTCCAAGGTTCTTGGGCAATCGACCAATTATGGTTATTCTGGGTTGCGCCGATTATCGGTGGTATTTTAGGTGGTATTATCTACCGCACTTTATTAGCGAAAAATAACTAA
- the metJ gene encoding met regulon transcriptional regulator MetJ has translation MANWDGKYISPYAEHGKKSEQVKKITVSIPIKVLEILTNERTRRQLKSLRHATNSELLCEAFLHAFTGQPLPTDADLMKERHDEIPENAKEIMRDLGIDPESWEY, from the coding sequence ATGGCAAACTGGGATGGCAAATATATTAGCCCTTATGCAGAGCATGGCAAAAAGAGCGAGCAAGTCAAAAAAATTACAGTGTCTATTCCAATTAAAGTATTGGAAATTTTGACGAACGAGCGTACGCGTCGTCAGCTGAAAAGTTTGCGCCATGCAACAAATAGTGAATTGCTTTGTGAGGCGTTCTTACATGCTTTTACTGGTCAGCCATTACCGACTGATGCGGATTTAATGAAAGAACGCCATGATGAGATTCCTGAAAATGCCAAAGAAATCATGCGTGATTTAGGCATCGATCCTGAAAGCTGGGAATATTAA
- the cueR gene encoding Cu(I)-responsive transcriptional regulator, with translation MNISEVAKLVGLSSKQIRDYEKSGLLKPAQRSLSGYRHYEEKDLERLRFIRHSRDVGFSLQQIHQLLQLQDNPNRSSREVKALTTQHIKTLNEQIHHLQKMVEELEQWHNACQGNDCPECSILEGLKG, from the coding sequence ATGAACATTAGTGAAGTAGCAAAATTAGTGGGTTTATCAAGTAAACAAATTCGGGATTATGAGAAGTCAGGCCTATTAAAGCCTGCACAGCGAAGCCTTTCTGGTTATCGCCATTATGAAGAAAAGGATTTAGAACGACTACGTTTTATTCGTCACTCTCGAGATGTTGGGTTTTCACTCCAACAAATCCACCAACTTTTGCAATTACAGGATAATCCCAATCGTAGTAGTCGGGAAGTGAAAGCACTCACGACACAACATATAAAAACATTGAATGAGCAAATTCATCACTTGCAAAAAATGGTAGAGGAATTGGAACAATGGCATAACGCTTGTCAGGGCAATGATTGCCCTGAATGCAGTATTTTGGAAGGATTAAAAGGATAA
- a CDS encoding heavy-metal-associated domain-containing protein: protein MKSITLHVTGMTCGGCVKSVTRVLEELNGVEKAVVTLDDGKAVITFDESAVSIAQLIETIEEAGFDATE from the coding sequence ATGAAATCAATTACATTACATGTAACAGGGATGACTTGTGGTGGTTGTGTGAAAAGCGTTACAAGAGTGTTGGAAGAGCTTAATGGCGTAGAAAAAGCTGTTGTAACACTTGATGACGGTAAAGCGGTGATTACCTTTGATGAAAGTGCGGTTAGTATTGCACAATTAATTGAAACAATTGAAGAGGCAGGTTTTGATGCAACAGAATAA
- a CDS encoding heavy metal translocating P-type ATPase, with translation MQQNKKIAIQIEGMTCQSCANRIEKVLNRNDFVSDAGVNFAAEEAHVVFDSSQASEQDILTIIQKAGFNGILKQNVLPSAPNETKISPRLWLLLFINIPFLIGMIGMMFNHHSWMMPPMWQFVLASIVQLWLAIPFYKGAIGSIRGGLANMDVLVSTGTLAIYLYSVFMLFYHQSMGHDGASHVYFEASVMVIGFVSLGKFLEERTKKQSLNSLGLLLQLTPKQVSVQRENRWETIPLDQVKIGDILRANQGERIAADGVVEQGSGWCDESHLTGESQPLEKMSQSPVLAGAMVTQGSLIYRANQLGQQTLLGDMMKALSEAQGTKAPIARFADKVAAVFVPAVLLISAITFGLTWWIKGDWVTALIHSVAVLVIACPCALGLATPAAIMVGMGKAVNAGIWFKDAASMEEAAHVDTVVLDKTGTLTQGELKIAEVWQPQSAVYSEEDLYRIAASVEQNANHPLAKAIVLTAQEKSLEIPTALSVHSEVGQGISAHIDGIGLVKVGKPAYCELTLPDNMPQIWQIASIVAVSVDGNPIGAFALADSLKEDSLQAVQRLHQHNIDVVIMSGDQQSVVDYVAQQVGVKTAKGNCSPRDKAAYIETLRQQGKVVAMVGDGVNDAPALAMANVSFAMKSGSDVAEQTASATLMQHSVDQLVDGLMISRATLKNIKQNLFFALIYNVLGIPLAALGYLSPVLAGAAMAMSSLSVLSNALRLKRVKIK, from the coding sequence ATGCAACAGAATAAAAAAATAGCCATTCAAATCGAGGGGATGACCTGCCAATCCTGTGCTAATCGGATTGAGAAAGTATTGAATCGAAATGATTTTGTCTCTGACGCGGGTGTGAATTTTGCGGCAGAGGAAGCGCACGTAGTATTTGATTCATCTCAGGCTTCAGAACAAGATATTTTGACAATTATTCAAAAAGCGGGATTTAATGGCATTCTAAAGCAAAATGTGCTGCCTAGCGCACCTAATGAAACGAAGATTAGTCCGCGTTTATGGTTGCTTTTGTTCATTAACATTCCTTTTTTAATCGGAATGATCGGGATGATGTTTAATCATCATTCTTGGATGATGCCACCAATGTGGCAATTTGTTCTTGCGAGCATTGTGCAACTTTGGTTAGCCATTCCTTTTTATAAAGGTGCGATTGGTAGTATTAGAGGTGGTTTGGCCAATATGGATGTACTGGTGAGTACTGGTACGTTGGCGATTTATCTCTATTCGGTCTTTATGCTTTTTTATCATCAGTCAATGGGACATGATGGCGCATCTCATGTCTATTTTGAAGCATCGGTGATGGTAATTGGTTTTGTCAGCCTAGGGAAATTTCTTGAGGAAAGAACGAAGAAACAAAGCTTAAATAGTTTAGGACTATTGTTACAACTCACCCCAAAACAAGTGAGTGTTCAACGTGAAAATCGTTGGGAAACGATTCCTCTCGATCAAGTAAAAATAGGCGATATTTTAAGGGCTAATCAAGGTGAACGTATTGCAGCTGATGGCGTAGTTGAACAGGGGAGTGGTTGGTGCGATGAGAGTCATTTAACCGGTGAATCTCAACCATTAGAAAAAATGTCTCAAAGTCCTGTGCTTGCGGGGGCTATGGTGACACAAGGTAGCCTTATTTATCGAGCCAATCAACTCGGTCAGCAAACTCTATTGGGCGATATGATGAAAGCGCTCTCTGAGGCGCAGGGTACAAAAGCACCGATTGCTCGTTTTGCTGATAAAGTCGCTGCAGTATTTGTACCTGCCGTGTTATTAATTTCTGCGATAACATTTGGATTAACCTGGTGGATAAAAGGTGATTGGGTTACTGCCTTAATTCATTCGGTTGCTGTGTTAGTTATTGCTTGTCCTTGTGCGTTAGGGCTTGCCACACCTGCTGCCATAATGGTGGGAATGGGCAAAGCAGTCAATGCAGGGATTTGGTTTAAAGATGCGGCATCCATGGAAGAGGCGGCGCATGTGGATACGGTGGTATTAGACAAAACAGGAACGTTAACTCAAGGAGAGCTCAAAATAGCAGAGGTTTGGCAGCCACAAAGTGCGGTCTATTCTGAGGAAGATTTATATCGTATTGCAGCTTCCGTTGAGCAAAATGCCAATCATCCTTTAGCTAAAGCAATAGTCCTGACGGCTCAGGAAAAATCACTTGAAATTCCGACCGCACTTTCAGTTCATTCCGAAGTGGGGCAGGGTATTTCTGCTCATATTGATGGAATAGGTTTGGTTAAAGTCGGTAAGCCGGCTTATTGTGAATTAACCTTACCAGATAATATGCCTCAAATTTGGCAAATTGCGAGTATTGTTGCGGTATCTGTAGATGGCAACCCAATCGGTGCATTTGCATTAGCAGACAGTCTGAAAGAGGATAGTTTGCAAGCGGTTCAGCGTTTACATCAACATAATATTGATGTGGTGATAATGAGTGGCGATCAGCAATCTGTCGTTGATTATGTTGCCCAACAAGTCGGTGTGAAAACTGCGAAAGGTAATTGTAGTCCACGTGACAAAGCTGCCTACATTGAGACATTACGTCAGCAAGGTAAAGTGGTAGCAATGGTTGGTGATGGTGTAAATGATGCACCAGCGTTAGCGATGGCTAATGTAAGCTTTGCGATGAAATCCGGGTCTGATGTTGCAGAGCAAACCGCATCGGCGACACTTATGCAGCATTCAGTCGATCAGTTAGTTGATGGATTAATGATTTCCCGAGCAACATTAAAGAATATCAAACAAAATTTATTCTTTGCCTTGATTTATAATGTGCTAGGTATTCCACTTGCGGCATTAGGCTACTTAAGTCCTGTTTTGGCAGGGGCAGCCATGGCAATGAGTTCGCTTTCTGTGTTATCCAATGCATTGCGATTAAAACGAGTGAAAATTAAATAA